One window from the genome of Rufibacter tibetensis encodes:
- the fmt gene encoding methionyl-tRNA formyltransferase, whose product MRKEDLRIIFMGTPDFAVPALQALVENNWNVVAVITAPDKPAGRGLKLVHSPVKELALQHNLPILQPTNLKDPAFQEELRSYRASLQVIVAFRMLPEAVWNMPELGSLNIHASLLPHYRGAAPINWALINGDQETGVTSFFLQHEIDTGDIILQKKVAIAPEDNFGTLYEKLKHAGADLLLETVEAIVEERTQPYPQPQPDEPLRMAPKIFKQTCQINWEIPAQQVHNFVRGLSPYPAAWTVLEEKQFKIFSGQVLENAPKTQPGSYTTDGKSFLHIQCGDGTGYAVEELQMEGKKRMKIQDFLRGFTFQHAI is encoded by the coding sequence ATGCGGAAAGAAGACCTCCGGATTATTTTTATGGGCACCCCAGACTTCGCGGTGCCCGCCCTCCAAGCCTTAGTAGAAAACAACTGGAACGTGGTGGCCGTTATTACGGCGCCGGACAAACCGGCAGGCCGAGGTCTGAAACTGGTGCATTCGCCAGTGAAGGAACTGGCGTTGCAACACAACTTGCCTATTCTGCAACCTACCAACCTCAAAGATCCTGCCTTCCAGGAAGAGCTGAGAAGTTACAGGGCTAGCCTGCAAGTGATTGTGGCTTTCAGAATGCTGCCCGAGGCGGTTTGGAACATGCCAGAACTGGGCTCCCTGAACATTCATGCCTCTCTGCTGCCCCATTACCGTGGAGCAGCTCCTATTAACTGGGCGCTCATCAACGGTGACCAGGAAACCGGAGTAACCTCCTTTTTCCTGCAGCACGAGATTGACACCGGCGACATTATCCTGCAGAAAAAAGTAGCCATTGCCCCGGAAGACAATTTCGGGACGCTATACGAGAAGCTGAAACACGCAGGCGCTGACCTGTTGCTCGAAACCGTTGAAGCCATTGTGGAGGAACGCACTCAGCCTTATCCGCAACCCCAACCCGATGAGCCGCTCCGGATGGCTCCTAAAATCTTTAAGCAAACCTGCCAGATCAATTGGGAGATACCAGCCCAGCAGGTGCACAATTTTGTGCGGGGTTTATCGCCGTATCCTGCAGCCTGGACGGTGCTGGAAGAAAAACAATTCAAAATCTTTTCGGGGCAGGTTCTGGAAAACGCCCCTAAAACTCAGCCCGGCTCCTACACAACTGATGGAAAGTCTTTTCTGCACATTCAATGCGGAGACGGGACAGGTTATGCGGTAGAAGAACTGCAGATGGAAGGCAAAAAACGAATGAAAATTCAGGACTTTTTAAGAGGATTCACTTTTCAGCACGCCATATGA
- a CDS encoding exo-beta-N-acetylmuramidase NamZ family protein: MLSILLRTAMVCATLVSCQKTATIPSNSTTVNTSSTPPEPAKQAPQEAPLLTGAQQTELYLPYLQDKRVGMVVNQTSTIGKTHLVDSLLSRGVKITMIFAPEHGFRGDADAGAHIKNSTDSKTGLPILSLYGSNKKPSAEQLKEVDVVLFDIQDVGVRFYTYSSTMHYVMEACAEQNKPMLLLDRPNPIGYLIDGTVLKPQFKSFVGMNTIPIAHGLTLGEYALMINGEKWLKNGVQAQVKTIPVKGYNHKMFYSLPNKPSPNLPNDQSIKLYPFLCLFEGTTVSQGRGTQTPFQVIGAPYYPDKSFSFTPVPIPGMSMDPPYKNQVCYGKDLTKLNLKENFTLSYLLDFYQKSGQKEKFFNNFFKSLAGTDELQKQIMAGLSEKEIRASWKTDLEAYKKMRKQYLLYPDFE, translated from the coding sequence ATGCTCTCCATCCTCCTCCGTACGGCCATGGTATGTGCTACGCTGGTCAGTTGCCAGAAAACCGCAACTATACCCTCTAACAGCACTACCGTTAACACGAGCAGTACACCCCCTGAGCCGGCTAAGCAGGCGCCGCAAGAAGCTCCTCTCCTAACGGGCGCGCAGCAAACAGAGTTGTATCTGCCGTATCTGCAGGACAAGCGCGTGGGCATGGTAGTAAACCAAACGTCTACCATAGGTAAAACGCATTTAGTAGATAGCCTTTTGAGCAGGGGCGTGAAGATCACCATGATTTTTGCCCCCGAACATGGTTTCAGAGGTGATGCCGATGCCGGTGCCCACATCAAGAACTCTACCGACTCCAAAACTGGTTTGCCTATTCTATCCCTGTATGGAAGCAACAAAAAACCATCGGCGGAGCAGCTGAAAGAAGTGGATGTGGTCCTTTTCGACATCCAGGATGTGGGCGTACGGTTCTACACCTACAGCAGCACCATGCATTATGTGATGGAGGCCTGCGCAGAGCAAAACAAGCCCATGCTCCTGCTGGACCGCCCCAACCCCATTGGCTACCTGATTGACGGAACGGTGCTGAAGCCACAATTCAAATCTTTTGTGGGCATGAACACCATTCCTATTGCCCATGGCTTAACGCTGGGTGAATACGCTTTGATGATCAATGGCGAAAAATGGCTTAAAAATGGGGTGCAGGCGCAGGTAAAGACTATCCCGGTAAAAGGCTACAACCATAAGATGTTCTATTCTCTGCCAAACAAGCCATCGCCTAACCTGCCTAACGACCAATCTATAAAGCTATATCCCTTCCTCTGCCTTTTTGAAGGGACAACCGTAAGCCAGGGGCGTGGCACACAGACGCCGTTCCAGGTGATTGGGGCACCGTATTACCCAGATAAGTCATTCTCGTTTACGCCCGTGCCTATCCCGGGCATGTCCATGGATCCGCCGTACAAGAACCAAGTTTGCTACGGGAAAGACCTGACTAAACTGAACCTGAAAGAGAACTTCACCTTGAGCTATTTACTTGACTTTTACCAAAAATCAGGGCAAAAGGAGAAGTTCTTCAACAACTTCTTCAAGAGCCTGGCCGGGACCGATGAACTGCAGAAGCAGATCATGGCTGGCCTGAGCGAAAAAGAGATACGCGCCTCCTGGAAGACAGATTTAGAGGCCTATAAAAAAATGCGCAAGCAGTACTTGCTGTACCCTGACTTTGAATAA
- a CDS encoding ABC transporter permease, whose product MNLSRYIASRLTGARSDSFTASVTKIAKFSVGLGIAIMIVSFAILEGFRYEIQEKIFSFGGHLQISKFDTNNSFEGYPMGTSTGLDDYEKIPGVAHLQPFARKTAIIKTDEEVLGVVLKGVDSTYDFRGIRDNLVSGSLMEFTDTAASNQIMMSQLMADKLRLKVGERVLFYFIQNPPRMRKFEVKGIFKTGLEEFDNVYVLGDLQQIRDLNQWPDTLVGGYEILLNDFTQIDTVTSQVFDKMNYDLQLEKITDTYAQLFDWLELLKRNVVIFLVLIVFVATFNMVSTLFIMILERTNMIGALKAMGATNGQIRGIFLHRGLRLTIAGLIGGNLLALFFCGVQDYFHLIPLDPENYYMDTVPIHWDWRIWVGINAITFVLTMLSILLPTLLIARIHPVKAIKFD is encoded by the coding sequence GTGAATCTTTCCCGTTACATTGCCAGTCGGTTGACCGGCGCCCGTTCAGACTCTTTTACCGCCTCGGTCACAAAAATAGCAAAGTTCAGCGTAGGGCTGGGCATTGCCATCATGATTGTGTCCTTTGCTATTCTGGAAGGCTTCCGGTATGAAATACAGGAGAAGATCTTCAGTTTTGGCGGACACCTGCAAATTAGCAAATTTGACACCAATAACTCCTTTGAAGGTTATCCCATGGGCACCTCCACAGGCTTAGACGACTATGAGAAGATCCCTGGGGTAGCCCATCTGCAACCCTTCGCCCGTAAGACAGCCATCATTAAAACCGATGAAGAAGTGTTGGGGGTAGTCTTGAAAGGAGTAGACTCTACCTATGACTTCCGGGGGATACGGGATAACTTAGTTTCTGGCTCTTTGATGGAGTTTACAGATACAGCCGCTTCCAACCAAATCATGATGAGCCAGCTCATGGCCGATAAACTCCGGCTGAAGGTGGGTGAGCGGGTACTTTTCTACTTTATCCAGAATCCGCCACGAATGCGCAAGTTTGAGGTGAAAGGCATCTTTAAGACGGGTCTGGAGGAGTTTGATAACGTGTATGTGCTGGGCGATTTGCAGCAAATAAGAGACCTGAACCAATGGCCAGATACCTTAGTGGGCGGTTACGAAATCCTCCTTAACGACTTTACCCAGATTGACACTGTCACGAGCCAGGTCTTTGACAAGATGAACTATGACTTGCAACTGGAGAAAATAACCGATACCTACGCCCAACTCTTTGACTGGCTGGAACTGCTTAAGCGGAACGTAGTGATTTTTCTGGTGCTGATCGTGTTTGTAGCCACCTTCAATATGGTGTCTACACTCTTTATCATGATTCTGGAACGTACCAATATGATTGGCGCACTTAAAGCCATGGGCGCTACCAACGGGCAAATTAGAGGCATTTTCCTGCACCGAGGGCTTCGGTTAACCATTGCCGGCTTGATTGGAGGTAACCTGTTGGCCCTGTTCTTCTGCGGCGTGCAGGACTATTTTCATCTCATCCCCTTAGACCCCGAAAATTATTATATGGACACTGTTCCCATCCATTGGGACTGGCGCATTTGGGTGGGCATCAATGCCATCACCTTCGTGTTAACCATGCTTTCCATTCTGTTACCTACACTGCTCATTGCCAGAATTCACCCGGTTAAAGCTATCAAGTTTGACTAA
- a CDS encoding mechanosensitive ion channel family protein, translating to MFDAERFLIRIQDFAVLYGIKVLVAIFILLVGLWLIRRITNFTYALMTRKNVDPSLRPFLRNILNIVLLVMLIMVVIAQVGLEVTSFIAVLGSAGLAVGLALQGSLSNFAGGVLILTVKPFRVGDFIEAQGQKGTVNLINIFNTVIITDDNKTVYLPNGPLASAVVVNYDVEDTRRLDVSYSVDAAIPISKIRDVLQRVIATDDRILKDPEPTIGVEKLSGQTMTISMKVWVQRGNYNFQQVSEVLNERIKEAFEAAEIGLK from the coding sequence ATGTTTGACGCGGAACGTTTCCTGATCAGGATTCAAGACTTTGCAGTGCTGTATGGCATTAAGGTGCTTGTTGCCATCTTTATACTATTGGTTGGTCTATGGCTCATCAGGCGCATCACAAATTTTACGTATGCGCTTATGACCCGCAAAAACGTAGACCCATCTCTGCGCCCTTTCTTGAGGAACATCCTCAATATTGTGTTGCTGGTTATGCTCATCATGGTGGTGATTGCCCAGGTAGGCTTGGAAGTAACGTCCTTTATTGCGGTACTTGGTTCTGCAGGTCTGGCAGTAGGGTTAGCCTTACAAGGTAGCTTATCTAATTTCGCAGGCGGGGTGCTGATTTTGACTGTCAAGCCCTTCAGGGTGGGTGATTTTATTGAGGCGCAGGGGCAGAAGGGAACAGTAAACCTCATCAACATCTTCAACACCGTGATCATCACTGATGACAACAAAACCGTTTATCTTCCTAACGGACCATTGGCATCAGCGGTGGTCGTAAACTATGATGTAGAAGATACCCGGCGTTTAGATGTTTCTTACTCCGTTGACGCAGCTATACCTATATCAAAAATTAGAGACGTCCTTCAAAGAGTGATTGCTACGGATGACCGTATCTTGAAAGACCCGGAACCGACCATAGGCGTAGAAAAACTGTCCGGCCAAACCATGACCATCTCTATGAAAGTATGGGTGCAACGGGGAAACTACAATTTCCAGCAGGTTTCTGAAGTACTAAACGAAAGAATCAAAGAAGCTTTTGAAGCAGCAGAAATAGGGTTGAAATAA
- a CDS encoding peptidoglycan DD-metalloendopeptidase family protein, producing MEKSSKLIKLLSAPAISFAPLLDHDLNAEDIVRLDFTAKNSALLQTDLRDTASFERFVLEMLQQKKATIGVGGYFENRVIYRRSEHFDTSTEGRSVHLGVDIWAPAGIPIYAPLEGTVHSFQDNANFGDYGPTILLQHELEGIPFYTLYGHLSRTSLDGLSAGKRISAGEQVATMGPYPENGDWPPHLHFQVMTDLLGKSGDFPGVCAPSEEGYYRQICLDPNIIIRSKHLI from the coding sequence ATGGAAAAATCCTCTAAACTGATCAAGCTCCTATCTGCTCCCGCAATTTCCTTTGCCCCTCTCCTTGACCATGACTTGAACGCTGAAGACATAGTACGTCTGGACTTTACGGCAAAAAATTCGGCCCTTCTCCAGACCGACCTTCGGGACACCGCTTCATTTGAAAGGTTTGTTTTGGAGATGCTTCAGCAAAAGAAGGCAACCATTGGAGTGGGTGGCTATTTTGAGAATAGAGTTATTTACCGCCGAAGCGAGCATTTTGATACTTCTACGGAAGGAAGATCGGTCCACCTGGGGGTAGATATTTGGGCTCCGGCTGGCATTCCTATCTATGCACCATTGGAGGGAACCGTGCACAGTTTTCAGGACAATGCTAATTTTGGGGACTATGGCCCTACCATCCTTCTACAGCATGAACTAGAAGGCATTCCGTTTTACACCTTGTACGGTCACCTGAGCCGAACTTCCTTGGATGGGTTGTCAGCTGGCAAACGCATTTCTGCTGGAGAGCAGGTTGCTACTATGGGTCCATATCCAGAAAACGGAGATTGGCCCCCGCACCTTCATTTCCAGGTAATGACTGATCTTCTGGGGAAAAGCGGGGACTTTCCGGGAGTTTGTGCTCCTTCTGAGGAAGGGTACTACCGCCAAATCTGCCTTGATCCTAACATCATTATAAGGTCAAAGCACTTAATCTGA
- a CDS encoding ferredoxin--NADP reductase produces MSNAYFNMKVVDITQETSDAITLHLDHPEKKSIPYIPGQFLTLILPVNGQKVRRSYSLCSIPEDPYFSVTVKRVEGGLVSNFLAENAQIGQTIEVMAPIGNFNLKPEPSQKRHIFLFGGGSGITPLMSMLRSTLTYEPQSRITLIYGNRNVDSVIFKDQLAQFEQQYHEQLKVVHVFNEALVDATEKQDHIGLLDRNMVLRLIDDLKVPGFQQESYFICGPEGMMNEVREALHFKGVPASQIHKESFTAPTGPEAQSADVSAAPESDEIITRTVTLIYEGQEYQVEVKPTDTILEAGLRADIDLPYSCQAGLCTACMGKCLSGRVHLDEREGLSDAEIAQGYVLNCVGHPLTADVVIEIG; encoded by the coding sequence ATGAGCAACGCTTATTTCAACATGAAAGTGGTGGACATCACACAAGAGACGTCAGACGCCATCACCCTTCATCTAGACCATCCAGAAAAGAAAAGTATCCCTTATATCCCTGGTCAATTTCTGACGTTGATTTTGCCGGTGAATGGCCAAAAGGTGCGTAGATCGTATTCTTTGTGCAGCATTCCTGAAGATCCGTACTTTTCAGTGACCGTGAAACGGGTAGAAGGTGGTTTGGTCTCTAACTTTTTAGCAGAAAATGCACAGATAGGGCAAACCATAGAAGTGATGGCCCCCATCGGGAACTTCAATCTCAAGCCAGAGCCCTCCCAGAAACGGCACATCTTCTTATTTGGCGGCGGAAGCGGTATTACGCCGTTAATGTCCATGCTCAGAAGCACCCTTACCTATGAGCCACAAAGCCGGATAACTCTCATCTACGGTAACCGGAACGTTGATTCAGTTATCTTCAAAGATCAGCTGGCCCAATTTGAGCAACAATATCATGAGCAACTGAAAGTAGTGCACGTGTTCAACGAGGCTCTGGTAGATGCTACTGAAAAGCAGGACCACATCGGGTTACTGGACCGGAACATGGTGCTGCGCCTGATTGATGACTTGAAAGTACCCGGTTTCCAGCAGGAATCATACTTCATATGCGGACCTGAAGGCATGATGAACGAGGTGCGCGAAGCCCTCCATTTTAAAGGAGTACCGGCAAGCCAGATTCATAAAGAAAGCTTCACCGCCCCAACTGGCCCCGAAGCGCAAAGTGCCGATGTAAGCGCTGCTCCAGAGTCTGACGAAATCATTACGCGTACAGTAACGCTGATCTATGAGGGACAGGAGTATCAGGTGGAGGTAAAACCCACAGATACTATCCTGGAAGCTGGTTTAAGAGCAGATATTGACTTACCTTACTCTTGCCAGGCCGGCCTTTGTACCGCCTGTATGGGTAAATGCCTGAGCGGACGCGTCCATCTAGATGAACGCGAAGGCTTGTCAGATGCAGAAATTGCCCAAGGATACGTTCTAAATTGCGTAGGCCATCCGCTCACCGCTGATGTGGTGATTGAGATTGGTTAA